The following proteins are co-located in the Echinicola sp. 20G genome:
- a CDS encoding solute:sodium symporter family transporter — MLITILSFIGFTLFVAFYAYRKTRKENLDTEDGYFLGGRSLTGVVIAGSMIMTNISTEHLVGMNGSSYKNGFIIVAWEVTSALALIVAAVYFVPKYLKMGLTTIPQYLENRFDAGTRSLVALFLLVSFAVTLLPIVLYTGAINLESLFNVSEILGVSREKALWYTVLIVGGIGSVYAIFGGLKAVAVSDTINGYGLMVAGLMIPAIALFMIGEGNPFLGFAKVFENSPEKFNVIGEKDSVLPFSTLFTGLIINQLYFWCMNQTIIQRALGAKNLKEAQKGLLYTGVLKLLVPFIIVLPGVIGFYYFGNSMYDQQDMVYPELVKKVLPVGLTGVFAAIIMGAVLSTFNSVLNSASTIFSIDIFKRLVYPKASAGSLVRAGKLSATFLAVTSIIAAPMVANAPEGLFQLLQQLNGIFFIPIASIILAGFFTKSVTATAAKIALVTGLGFYILTTFVYQVNIHFVHIWGIEFLLNVAVMGLVSYLRPKASNPIIGFTQSIQLERWKYAGAVSIALVIITVTIYILLGNI, encoded by the coding sequence ATGCTAATAACCATATTGTCCTTTATCGGATTTACATTATTTGTGGCTTTCTATGCTTACCGAAAAACCAGAAAGGAAAATTTAGATACTGAGGATGGATATTTTCTAGGCGGAAGAAGCCTCACTGGAGTGGTCATTGCCGGCTCCATGATCATGACCAATATTTCGACAGAGCACTTGGTAGGAATGAATGGTTCATCCTACAAAAATGGCTTTATTATAGTCGCATGGGAAGTGACCTCTGCACTGGCCTTAATTGTTGCTGCTGTGTATTTTGTTCCCAAATACCTAAAAATGGGCCTGACTACGATACCGCAATACCTGGAGAATCGTTTTGATGCTGGCACTAGGTCATTGGTAGCCCTTTTCTTATTGGTATCATTTGCTGTCACCCTACTTCCCATAGTACTCTATACTGGAGCTATTAACTTGGAGAGCTTGTTCAATGTTTCGGAAATACTGGGAGTAAGCAGGGAAAAGGCCTTGTGGTATACGGTTTTGATTGTAGGGGGAATAGGCTCTGTATATGCCATTTTTGGAGGTCTGAAAGCAGTGGCGGTTTCTGATACCATAAATGGATACGGGCTGATGGTCGCGGGATTGATGATTCCGGCCATTGCACTTTTTATGATTGGAGAAGGAAATCCTTTTTTGGGATTCGCAAAGGTTTTTGAAAACAGTCCCGAAAAGTTCAATGTCATTGGTGAAAAAGATTCTGTATTGCCTTTTAGTACTTTGTTTACAGGTTTGATTATCAATCAACTTTATTTCTGGTGCATGAACCAGACTATCATTCAAAGAGCATTAGGGGCAAAAAATCTTAAGGAAGCTCAAAAAGGCCTATTGTACACTGGTGTATTGAAGCTCTTGGTGCCTTTTATCATTGTACTTCCCGGAGTAATAGGTTTCTATTATTTTGGGAATAGCATGTACGATCAACAGGATATGGTATATCCTGAACTCGTGAAAAAAGTACTTCCAGTAGGTTTAACAGGAGTTTTTGCCGCCATAATTATGGGAGCTGTCCTAAGTACTTTCAACAGTGTACTCAACAGTGCATCTACTATTTTCAGCATAGATATTTTTAAGAGACTGGTCTATCCCAAAGCGAGTGCAGGGAGTTTGGTCCGGGCGGGGAAATTGTCAGCAACATTTTTAGCTGTTACTTCCATTATTGCTGCTCCCATGGTGGCCAATGCCCCTGAAGGCCTCTTCCAACTTTTACAACAGTTGAATGGAATTTTCTTTATTCCGATAGCTTCCATAATACTAGCTGGTTTTTTTACCAAAAGTGTAACGGCAACAGCTGCGAAAATTGCTTTGGTAACTGGCTTGGGATTTTACATCCTTACCACTTTTGTATACCAGGTGAACATTCACTTCGTGCACATCTGGGGTATTGAATTTTTATTGAATGTGGCTGTAATGGGATTAGTCTCTTATCTAAGGCCCAAAGCGTCAAACCCTATCATAGGGTTCACCCAAAGTATACAACTTGAAAGATGGAAATACGCCGGTGCGGTGTCCATTGCATTGGTCATCATCACGGTGACCATATATATCTTACTTGGAAACATATAA
- a CDS encoding DUF4861 domain-containing protein, with product MKNSKLPVVMLMITLFACQSKLKEDHVVFIIENESNIDLFEKALLVPREKLVSDKENEQPILLTENNDTVPAQRSDMDGNGEWDNLFFLMDLPGQTEKRLTLHWTSESLNWEERTYVRFGVRPSEEDTVRPMKKHTFYPHMLPGVMGYQPYQTDGPSWENDKVGFRHYLDGRNSKDVFGKKQSKMSPRNVGINQEGVTEDNYHVMEDWGRDILSVGTSVGIGGFSLMIDNRVVRLGVTQRDSLNNVAKTIFNVVESGPLFSLTQTEYKDWKPEETDRVYQVSEQTEIWPGFYGYQNTVRFQQLRGDEKGVIGLVNINTDKPLSIMEKGKFTILYTHDKQTYDKEWYLGLALIIPSDIYRGWEMAPKEGQLTDSFLAVVNVNEGTPLTYYSVAAWEMADPGFREEKYFKEYLLDLSEQLSIKPKITIKKN from the coding sequence ATGAAGAATAGTAAGCTGCCAGTGGTCATGCTAATGATCACCCTTTTTGCCTGTCAGTCCAAGTTAAAAGAAGATCATGTCGTTTTTATAATTGAGAATGAATCGAATATAGATTTGTTTGAAAAGGCCCTATTGGTCCCTAGAGAGAAACTTGTGTCTGATAAAGAAAATGAACAACCCATACTACTGACAGAAAATAACGATACTGTACCCGCCCAACGCAGTGACATGGATGGAAATGGAGAATGGGATAATCTTTTCTTTTTAATGGATCTTCCAGGTCAAACAGAAAAGCGTCTGACCCTTCATTGGACTTCTGAAAGTTTGAACTGGGAAGAAAGGACCTATGTGAGGTTTGGGGTAAGGCCATCTGAGGAAGATACAGTGAGACCGATGAAAAAACATACATTTTACCCACATATGCTACCTGGGGTTATGGGGTACCAACCTTACCAAACAGATGGTCCCTCTTGGGAAAACGATAAAGTTGGTTTCAGACACTATTTGGATGGAAGAAATTCAAAGGACGTTTTCGGAAAGAAGCAGTCAAAAATGTCCCCAAGAAATGTGGGCATCAACCAAGAAGGGGTAACTGAAGACAATTACCACGTGATGGAAGATTGGGGAAGGGACATTCTATCTGTAGGAACATCAGTTGGTATTGGTGGTTTTTCATTAATGATCGATAACAGGGTAGTCCGGTTGGGTGTTACCCAGCGAGACAGCCTCAATAATGTAGCGAAAACCATTTTCAATGTGGTAGAAAGTGGTCCACTTTTTTCCCTTACCCAAACTGAGTATAAGGACTGGAAGCCTGAGGAGACCGATAGGGTTTATCAGGTCAGCGAGCAAACGGAAATATGGCCTGGGTTCTATGGTTACCAAAATACGGTGAGGTTCCAACAATTGAGAGGAGATGAAAAGGGAGTGATAGGATTGGTCAATATTAATACAGACAAGCCACTCTCAATCATGGAAAAAGGAAAGTTTACCATTCTATATACCCATGATAAGCAGACCTATGATAAAGAGTGGTACCTGGGCCTTGCATTGATCATTCCTTCTGATATTTACCGTGGTTGGGAAATGGCTCCCAAAGAAGGGCAGTTAACGGATAGCTTTTTAGCAGTAGTTAATGTGAACGAAGGAACACCTTTGACATATTACTCAGTGGCTGCATGGGAAATGGCTGACCCAGGCTTTCGCGAGGAGAAGTATTTTAAGGAATATCTTCTGGATTTAAGTGAGCAGTTGAGTATTAAGCCAAAAATTACCATTAAGAAAAATTAA
- a CDS encoding CoA-acylating methylmalonate-semialdehyde dehydrogenase codes for MEKLTNYINGQWVGSKENHLIDVLNPATQEILAKVPLGKGTAQDVEKAVASSYEAYRSWSQVPVIQRVQPLFRLKSLLEENQEDLARTITMECGKTLAESRGELQRAIENVETACATPVLMQSEFSENIARGVDEFMIRQPLGVCACIAPFNFPGMIPFWFLPYAIACGNTFLLKPSEKVPLTMQKVMGLIEKIGLPEGVINMVHGGKDTVDALLEHPLIKAISFVGSTDVARYIYAKGAANGKRVQAQGGAKNPVVVLPDADIEVTSKIITDSVYGCAGQRCLAASTIITVGDQNGTIKEALYESASKRLTGYGLEEKVDMGPLISQASKERVEKLIQKGISEGAKVLLDGRNGPVAGYEKGNFIKPTILENLNLEGELIKTEIFGPVMSLVKMDSIDDALQFINGNNYGNMACLFTSSGAHARRFRNEANAGNIGINIGVAAPMAQFPFSGWNDSFFGDLHGQGRHAIEFFTQTKVTVERWLQEWTRKF; via the coding sequence ATGGAAAAGCTTACCAATTATATCAATGGCCAATGGGTTGGAAGTAAGGAAAATCACCTTATTGATGTACTTAATCCTGCCACCCAGGAAATTTTGGCGAAAGTGCCACTGGGCAAAGGTACTGCCCAAGATGTTGAAAAGGCCGTTGCCTCTTCGTACGAAGCGTATAGATCATGGTCCCAGGTTCCCGTTATCCAACGTGTTCAACCACTGTTCAGGTTGAAATCCTTATTGGAAGAAAATCAGGAGGATTTGGCAAGAACAATAACAATGGAGTGTGGAAAGACCCTAGCGGAGTCTAGAGGGGAGTTACAGCGGGCAATTGAAAATGTAGAGACTGCTTGTGCGACTCCTGTATTGATGCAGAGTGAGTTTTCGGAAAATATTGCCAGGGGAGTAGATGAGTTTATGATACGGCAACCTTTAGGTGTTTGCGCTTGCATAGCGCCGTTTAACTTTCCTGGAATGATACCTTTTTGGTTTTTGCCCTATGCAATAGCCTGTGGTAATACTTTTCTATTGAAGCCATCGGAGAAAGTTCCTTTGACCATGCAAAAAGTCATGGGTTTGATTGAGAAAATTGGATTACCAGAAGGGGTAATCAATATGGTTCATGGAGGGAAGGATACTGTAGATGCACTATTGGAGCACCCCCTTATTAAAGCTATCAGCTTTGTGGGCTCCACAGATGTAGCAAGGTATATCTATGCCAAAGGAGCAGCCAATGGTAAAAGGGTGCAGGCCCAAGGAGGTGCCAAAAACCCAGTGGTGGTATTGCCTGATGCCGATATCGAAGTCACTTCAAAAATCATAACGGATTCTGTTTATGGATGTGCGGGACAACGATGTCTGGCGGCTTCCACAATCATTACAGTAGGGGATCAGAATGGGACAATTAAGGAGGCCCTTTATGAATCGGCCAGTAAACGATTGACAGGGTATGGACTTGAGGAAAAAGTCGATATGGGGCCTTTGATCAGTCAAGCCAGCAAAGAAAGGGTGGAGAAATTGATTCAAAAAGGGATAAGCGAAGGTGCGAAAGTCCTCTTGGATGGAAGAAACGGCCCAGTAGCAGGTTATGAAAAGGGAAATTTTATAAAGCCAACCATCTTGGAGAATTTGAACTTGGAGGGGGAATTGATCAAGACTGAAATTTTTGGCCCCGTAATGAGCCTGGTTAAAATGGATTCCATAGACGATGCGCTTCAATTCATCAATGGAAACAATTATGGTAATATGGCTTGTCTTTTCACATCAAGTGGAGCCCATGCCAGAAGGTTTAGAAATGAAGCCAATGCCGGCAACATAGGGATTAATATTGGTGTAGCAGCTCCAATGGCCCAATTCCCATTTAGTGGTTGGAATGATAGCTTTTTTGGTGACCTACACGGCCAAGGCAGGCATGCAATTGAGTTTTTTACACAAACTAAGGTGACTGTGGAGCGATGGCTTCAAGAATGGACCAGAAAATTTTAG
- a CDS encoding RagB/SusD family nutrient uptake outer membrane protein gives MKKYIKLVVWMTGFLALSSCADFLEEENRNFLSDDILLSDPTALDQMVANAYDRLRLATSFYDLDHQGTDVFTRRDIIAGISDLNDYVNLRPTNGAIGTYWTNYYNVIAAANTAISRADEVQGLSEGNKTRGLGEAQFLRAYSYFHLVENYGGVPLVLEEIRSAQSEFSRASEQEVYGQILADLDAALAGVDENPSLYGKVSKDAVRHLKAKVLLTRGYKDFGSSQDFIEAASLAEEVIENHPLVADFTDLVSKENQRNSEAIFSMLYGSNPVSRGIGNNRHLLFKFVYDVYPGQTRSTLYHRGLGRSPTPYFFNLFEEGDDRENATIRRLMIAEIDSDDGSILEGDTSIYFPKTPWPASEINSKAYFVFNPDSYYIPDGLTQVHFPMFKKFDDPGVPYTNPGINPDGERDAVLIRSGETRLIAAEAYLQSGNAAMAAEHINALRDRAGLEVMVPAEDVDIDLILDESAIEMAGEISRWMDLKRTGKLVERVLAHNPHAALNNAIKPFHNLRPIPQSEVDVSGGSITQNEGYN, from the coding sequence ATGAAAAAATACATAAAATTGGTTGTCTGGATGACAGGATTTTTGGCTTTGTCATCCTGTGCAGACTTTCTGGAGGAAGAAAATAGGAATTTTCTCTCAGATGACATTCTATTGAGCGACCCTACTGCATTGGATCAAATGGTAGCCAATGCTTATGATAGGCTTAGACTGGCTACCTCCTTTTATGATTTGGACCATCAGGGCACCGATGTGTTTACCCGGAGGGATATAATAGCCGGCATTAGTGATTTAAATGACTATGTAAACCTTCGACCGACAAACGGGGCGATAGGAACCTATTGGACCAATTACTACAATGTCATCGCTGCGGCCAACACGGCAATATCCAGGGCCGATGAGGTCCAAGGGCTAAGTGAGGGTAATAAAACTAGAGGATTGGGCGAAGCCCAGTTTCTAAGAGCATATTCCTACTTTCACTTGGTTGAAAATTATGGGGGAGTGCCTTTGGTATTGGAAGAGATCAGGTCTGCACAATCGGAATTCAGTAGGGCAAGCGAACAGGAAGTATACGGCCAGATTTTGGCAGATCTGGATGCTGCGTTGGCGGGAGTGGATGAAAATCCATCCCTGTACGGTAAAGTGTCAAAAGATGCCGTTCGTCACCTTAAAGCAAAAGTGCTACTTACCAGGGGATACAAGGATTTTGGGAGCAGTCAGGATTTTATTGAGGCAGCATCGCTTGCTGAAGAGGTAATTGAAAACCATCCATTGGTGGCCGATTTTACAGATTTGGTTTCTAAGGAAAACCAAAGGAACAGTGAGGCGATCTTTTCTATGCTATATGGCTCCAATCCAGTTTCCAGGGGCATTGGTAATAACAGACACCTACTCTTCAAATTTGTTTATGATGTTTATCCTGGACAGACAAGGTCCACCCTATATCACAGGGGATTGGGCAGGTCTCCAACACCTTATTTCTTTAATCTTTTTGAAGAGGGGGATGATCGGGAAAATGCTACCATCCGTCGTTTGATGATCGCGGAAATTGATAGCGATGATGGAAGTATATTAGAGGGAGACACCAGTATATATTTTCCTAAAACCCCATGGCCAGCATCCGAAATAAATAGTAAAGCCTATTTTGTCTTTAATCCTGATAGTTACTATATACCTGACGGACTCACCCAAGTACACTTTCCAATGTTCAAAAAATTTGATGATCCAGGTGTTCCCTATACCAATCCTGGGATTAATCCAGATGGAGAAAGAGATGCTGTTTTAATAAGGTCAGGTGAAACTAGGTTAATTGCAGCAGAAGCCTACTTGCAGTCTGGAAATGCTGCCATGGCGGCAGAACATATCAATGCTTTAAGAGATAGGGCCGGTTTGGAGGTAATGGTTCCGGCTGAAGATGTTGATATTGACTTGATTTTAGATGAAAGTGCCATTGAAATGGCAGGTGAAATAAGTAGGTGGATGGACTTAAAGCGGACAGGGAAGTTAGTGGAAAGAGTGCTGGCACACAACCCCCATGCGGCTTTGAACAACGCCATTAAACCTTTTCACAACCTAAGACCAATCCCTCAGAGTGAGGTGGATGTAAGCGGTGGTTCTATCACCCAAAATGAAGGATATAATTGA
- a CDS encoding TonB-dependent receptor — protein MKHISLTTERWNWSFVLGHLNFMKMIMLMTCLFMWGQSVWAQSVEVTGIVISEEDQQPIPGVTVLVKGTGKGTVTDIDGKYAISVTNGSDAVLSFSFVGYLTQDIIVNNQSKIDVSLAPDMAQLDEVVVVGYGETKRKDLTGAVVSMDSKNIQEANKVNAFQALQGQVAGVNISSADNKPGGGFNVRIRGSNTINANETVEQGGFNPGQNPLFVVDGIFVNDISFLNPADIERMDVLKDASATAIYGSRGSNGVVIIETKKGSEGKVSVQYDNYIGVKEAYNLPDMLQGAEFVDYFRDAVVGNFYSSGDFSVSPEDVNLADYMRPNELENIANDDYVNWIDLIQHNGMQQNHSLSLNGGNNKTIYGLGVAYTQDEGTFEGEDYERYTIRGNLSSKLSELFSLAFSNYASFAVRNEGSREGLRSAYRLRPTATPFDENGDPQFFPLQGETFITNPLFESDNIFRETRTLNYLSNLSLSFTPTNSLKISSNFSPNIEFSRYGEYRGLYAKSTSGQVGNRRAEVNNRNRISYTWDNIVNYNKSFGTDHVLNATFVYSLFMDRYENYLMQRRNFATDEFLFYNIDAGSDLRTAEGGFSKQTLQSYTGRVNYTFKDKYLFTLTGRYDGSSILSEENKWAFFPSAAFAWRIIDEGFMKNQNFMGDLKLRLSYGETGNNGAGGGLVPLGSLSLIGSNFTNIGDQVTQTAYVTNLANQNLTWEKTKEFNIGLDFGFFNNRLYGSLDIYDRRNTGIIFFRPTPTVTGFSGVFENVGEASNKGVELGLNSVNIDNGDLKWTTSLNFAKNNNQITKLYGDLDQILFGVQAGSYVHKVGEPVGSIFTYEFDGIWQMDEVDIAQSFGQQPGQVKVKDLNDDGVIDADDRTVIGANMPDWTGGIANTLNYKNWDFTFFVRTSQGAVSASYFHISHSGGFDATPARFNSLKTNYWTPDNPSNEWYQPSNNGPFSEPLTYHDVSFVKVGYITLGYNFKQDLLDALKINSLRLYFTAQNPFTFTNYEGWDPENAARNSWGSAYMSRVLMGGINVKF, from the coding sequence ATGAAACACATCTCACTAACAACTGAAAGGTGGAATTGGTCCTTTGTATTAGGACATCTAAATTTCATGAAAATGATCATGCTGATGACCTGCCTTTTTATGTGGGGTCAATCTGTATGGGCACAGTCCGTTGAAGTAACTGGCATCGTAATATCAGAGGAGGATCAACAACCTATTCCTGGAGTAACGGTTTTGGTGAAGGGGACTGGAAAGGGAACTGTAACGGACATAGATGGGAAATATGCTATTTCGGTTACCAATGGTTCTGATGCTGTCTTGTCATTTTCTTTCGTCGGATACCTAACACAGGACATCATTGTCAATAATCAAAGCAAAATAGATGTCTCACTAGCTCCTGATATGGCTCAATTGGATGAAGTAGTGGTGGTGGGATATGGAGAAACTAAACGAAAGGACTTAACTGGTGCAGTGGTTTCCATGGATTCGAAAAATATTCAGGAAGCCAATAAAGTAAATGCTTTTCAAGCACTCCAAGGTCAGGTAGCTGGTGTAAATATATCTTCCGCTGACAATAAACCTGGTGGTGGATTTAATGTTCGTATTAGAGGTTCCAATACTATCAATGCGAATGAAACAGTAGAACAGGGTGGGTTTAATCCGGGGCAAAACCCACTTTTTGTAGTGGATGGAATATTTGTCAATGATATCTCCTTTTTAAATCCCGCAGATATTGAAAGGATGGACGTGCTCAAGGATGCTTCTGCTACGGCAATTTATGGTTCGAGGGGAAGTAATGGTGTAGTGATTATTGAAACAAAAAAGGGGAGTGAGGGTAAGGTCTCTGTTCAATATGATAACTACATCGGTGTAAAAGAGGCTTATAATTTGCCAGATATGCTTCAAGGAGCCGAGTTTGTAGATTATTTCCGGGATGCAGTAGTTGGAAATTTTTACTCTTCAGGTGATTTTAGTGTATCCCCTGAAGACGTGAACTTGGCAGATTATATGCGCCCCAATGAATTGGAAAATATAGCAAATGATGATTATGTTAATTGGATAGACCTTATCCAGCATAATGGCATGCAACAAAATCACTCGCTAAGCCTCAATGGTGGAAATAATAAAACAATATATGGATTGGGTGTAGCTTATACCCAAGATGAAGGCACTTTTGAAGGGGAGGATTATGAAAGGTATACTATTAGGGGAAACCTTAGCAGTAAGCTATCGGAATTGTTTTCATTGGCATTCAGCAATTATGCATCATTTGCGGTTAGAAATGAAGGCAGTAGAGAAGGCCTTAGAAGTGCCTATAGACTCAGGCCAACGGCTACACCATTTGACGAAAATGGAGATCCCCAGTTTTTTCCTTTGCAAGGGGAAACATTTATCACCAATCCATTATTCGAATCCGATAATATTTTCAGGGAAACCAGAACACTGAATTACTTGAGTAATCTTTCACTGTCTTTTACCCCAACAAACAGTTTAAAAATTTCAAGTAATTTTTCTCCAAACATTGAATTTTCCAGGTATGGGGAATATCGCGGACTTTATGCCAAGTCAACCAGCGGTCAAGTAGGCAACAGAAGGGCAGAGGTGAACAACAGGAACCGTATTTCCTACACATGGGACAATATCGTCAATTATAACAAGAGCTTTGGAACGGATCACGTTTTGAATGCAACTTTTGTTTATTCTCTCTTTATGGATCGGTATGAAAATTATTTGATGCAACGCCGGAATTTTGCTACAGATGAGTTTCTCTTCTACAATATAGATGCCGGCTCGGATCTCAGGACTGCAGAAGGTGGGTTTTCAAAACAAACCTTACAATCTTACACAGGTAGGGTCAACTATACCTTCAAGGATAAATACCTTTTTACCCTTACCGGTCGCTATGATGGATCATCCATCCTTTCTGAAGAAAATAAATGGGCTTTTTTCCCGTCAGCGGCTTTCGCCTGGCGTATCATTGATGAGGGATTTATGAAAAATCAAAACTTCATGGGAGATTTGAAGCTTAGATTGAGTTATGGGGAAACCGGTAACAATGGTGCAGGAGGAGGTTTGGTTCCCTTGGGTTCCCTATCCTTGATAGGTAGTAATTTTACCAATATTGGAGATCAGGTGACCCAGACAGCTTATGTGACCAATTTGGCCAATCAAAACCTGACTTGGGAAAAAACAAAAGAATTCAATATTGGTTTGGATTTTGGTTTCTTTAATAATCGCCTATATGGTTCCTTGGATATTTATGACAGAAGAAATACGGGAATCATATTTTTTAGACCAACTCCCACAGTTACTGGATTTTCAGGCGTATTTGAAAATGTAGGAGAGGCTTCTAATAAAGGTGTGGAACTTGGATTGAACTCGGTCAATATAGATAATGGAGACCTTAAATGGACCACATCCCTTAATTTTGCCAAGAACAACAATCAAATCACCAAGCTTTATGGGGATTTGGATCAAATATTATTCGGTGTGCAAGCAGGCTCTTATGTGCATAAAGTAGGAGAACCAGTAGGCTCCATTTTTACATATGAGTTTGATGGAATATGGCAAATGGACGAGGTGGATATAGCACAAAGTTTTGGTCAGCAGCCGGGTCAGGTTAAGGTAAAGGACCTTAATGATGATGGAGTAATTGATGCTGATGACCGAACAGTAATTGGAGCAAATATGCCTGATTGGACAGGTGGAATTGCCAATACCTTGAATTATAAGAATTGGGATTTCACCTTTTTTGTCAGGACAAGTCAAGGAGCTGTTTCTGCCAGTTATTTCCATATTTCCCATTCAGGAGGTTTTGATGCTACCCCAGCCCGTTTTAATAGTCTTAAGACAAACTACTGGACTCCTGATAACCCATCCAATGAGTGGTATCAACCAAGTAACAACGGACCTTTTTCCGAACCCCTTACCTATCATGATGTTTCTTTTGTAAAGGTAGGTTATATCACCTTGGGTTATAATTTCAAGCAAGATTTATTGGATGCGCTCAAGATCAATAGCCTTCGCCTTTACTTCACCGCACAGAACCCCTTCACTTTTACAAACTATGAAGGTTGGGATCCTGAAAATGCTGCAAGAAACAGCTGGGGATCAGCTTACATGTCAAGAGTACTTATGGGCGGGATCAATGTTAAATTTTAA
- a CDS encoding sugar phosphate isomerase/epimerase: MKNIKIANAPCSWGALEFDLEGKSLGHEQVLSEMAEIGYLGTELGDWGFMPTDPKGLREVLDRFGLGLPGAFVPVALANKEAHVHGVQEALKIAKLMVDAGYEDAFIILADDNGSIPDRTQSAGRVLPEMSLSPDQWKIFGAGADQIAKAVKDNYGMRTVFHHHCAGYVETPEELDALMANTDENLLGICLDMGHYAFGGGNPLDVLEKYPSRTWHIHFKDYDENIGKASSVHGWNYFESVQNGVFCKLGEGIVDFKAIIKKLEAMNYEGWIVVEQDVLPGMGSPYHCAEHNLNFINKNLM; this comes from the coding sequence ATGAAAAATATAAAGATTGCCAATGCACCTTGCTCATGGGGTGCATTAGAATTTGATCTTGAAGGTAAATCCCTTGGACATGAGCAAGTTTTATCTGAAATGGCAGAAATAGGCTATTTAGGTACTGAGCTCGGAGATTGGGGATTTATGCCCACTGATCCCAAAGGTTTACGCGAGGTGCTGGACCGTTTTGGATTGGGTCTTCCAGGAGCTTTTGTCCCAGTGGCCCTGGCCAATAAGGAGGCACATGTGCATGGTGTTCAGGAAGCTTTAAAAATAGCCAAGCTGATGGTAGATGCTGGTTATGAGGATGCCTTTATCATCTTGGCTGATGATAATGGAAGTATTCCTGACCGTACCCAAAGTGCTGGTAGGGTTCTTCCAGAAATGTCCTTAAGTCCAGACCAATGGAAGATTTTTGGTGCAGGAGCAGACCAAATAGCCAAGGCCGTAAAGGATAATTATGGAATGCGAACCGTGTTCCATCACCATTGTGCAGGATATGTGGAAACTCCAGAAGAGCTGGATGCTTTAATGGCCAATACGGATGAAAACTTGCTGGGAATCTGTCTGGATATGGGACATTATGCTTTTGGAGGAGGAAATCCATTGGATGTTTTGGAGAAATATCCATCAAGGACATGGCATATTCATTTCAAGGACTATGATGAAAATATAGGTAAAGCGAGCAGCGTTCATGGATGGAACTATTTTGAGTCTGTTCAAAATGGGGTTTTCTGCAAACTTGGGGAAGGGATAGTGGACTTCAAGGCCATTATCAAAAAATTAGAGGCGATGAATTATGAGGGTTGGATCGTAGTGGAGCAGGATGTGCTTCCAGGAATGGGGAGTCCTTATCATTGCGCAGAGCATAACCTAAATTTTATCAATAAAAACTTGATGTAG
- the iolG gene encoding inositol 2-dehydrogenase encodes MKNIKIGLIGLGRIGLIHFNNLKYQIPYAEVVMVADPRHKEQFKGVVVGTAEELINHPEIDAVVICSPTNTHADYIDLCAAARKDIFCEKPHDLSLERVITTLETVKKAGVKLMLGFNRRFDANFKKIHELVNLRKIGEPTILKITSRDPGPPPLSYLKSSGGLFMDMSIHDFDMARFIMGKEVEKVYATAAVFTSDEVAEAGDVDTAVINLTFMDGSMAVIDNSRKASYGYDQRLEIFGSNGMAQADNNKHDSHLLVDQEGSHGALPLDFFMDRYEASYRLEMMAFIEALLKGEGLPVDGHDGLEAMLIAIAAKVSVDEKRPVLLKEIRNTIRIKAL; translated from the coding sequence ATGAAAAACATAAAAATTGGACTAATAGGATTGGGAAGAATTGGCCTTATCCATTTTAATAATCTAAAATACCAAATTCCGTATGCAGAAGTGGTGATGGTAGCGGATCCCCGACATAAGGAACAGTTTAAGGGGGTAGTAGTAGGTACTGCAGAAGAGCTCATCAACCATCCAGAAATTGATGCTGTTGTGATTTGCTCACCCACAAATACACATGCTGATTACATTGACCTGTGTGCAGCAGCGAGAAAGGATATTTTTTGTGAAAAGCCACATGACCTTTCACTGGAAAGGGTCATAACCACCTTAGAGACTGTAAAAAAAGCGGGTGTTAAGTTGATGCTTGGCTTCAACAGGAGGTTTGATGCCAATTTTAAGAAAATCCATGAGTTGGTCAATTTAAGGAAAATTGGTGAACCGACCATATTGAAGATTACTAGTCGAGATCCGGGACCACCTCCTTTATCCTATTTAAAAAGTTCAGGCGGCTTGTTCATGGACATGAGTATTCATGATTTTGATATGGCAAGATTTATCATGGGAAAGGAGGTGGAAAAAGTTTATGCAACAGCAGCTGTCTTTACCAGTGATGAAGTAGCAGAAGCAGGAGATGTGGACACGGCCGTGATCAACCTTACTTTTATGGATGGTAGTATGGCTGTAATTGACAATAGTCGAAAAGCTAGTTATGGGTATGACCAACGCTTGGAAATATTTGGAAGCAATGGGATGGCGCAAGCAGATAACAATAAACACGATAGTCATCTTTTGGTTGATCAGGAGGGAAGTCACGGGGCACTTCCTCTAGATTTTTTTATGGATAGGTATGAAGCATCTTATCGCTTAGAAATGATGGCGTTTATTGAAGCGCTTTTAAAAGGAGAAGGTTTGCCCGTAGACGGCCATGATGGGCTAGAAGCAATGTTGATAGCGATAGCAGCAAAAGTATCTGTAGATGAAAAAAGACCAGTCCTATTGAAGGAAATAAGAAATACTATCAGAATCAAAGCCTTATAA